One window from the genome of Enterococcus haemoperoxidus ATCC BAA-382 encodes:
- a CDS encoding antibiotic biosynthesis monooxygenase has protein sequence MYIVTNTIQTETDHSQKIIQQFTAGHTKESMEAVEGFLNFQLMHRTLPDNPEVTELVVLSRWTSKEHQKNWVKSQSFKKMHQKKEPKQESSNEKKRPGIISSTIAEYEVLT, from the coding sequence ATGTACATTGTAACCAATACGATCCAGACAGAAACGGACCATTCTCAAAAAATCATTCAACAATTCACCGCAGGGCATACCAAAGAAAGTATGGAAGCTGTGGAAGGATTCTTGAATTTCCAATTAATGCACCGTACATTGCCAGACAATCCCGAGGTTACTGAACTGGTTGTTTTAAGCCGCTGGACGTCAAAAGAGCATCAAAAAAATTGGGTGAAAAGCCAATCATTCAAAAAAATGCATCAAAAGAAAGAACCCAAACAAGAATCATCAAACGAAAAAAAACGTCCTGGTATTATTTCAAGTACAATCGCTGAATATGAAGTATTAACATAA
- a CDS encoding MurR/RpiR family transcriptional regulator yields the protein MESYIELIIQANQKKFTDVERVIAQYFLDGNKELGIQELAKKLSVSNSSITRFCKKIGLANYKELIYLYKYSSKGAKNQNDSSISYVNLNYSLLLNDIIEKLDKEEVKKAALMIDAGRIIHYWGTGYNAFCGEDFQFKFSRLGKIVNVIKDEHSISMMAHGVQQGDLVVVSSISGDNEAIQEAVKTVSEKNAKVIVITANEKSPYKEFSNAFCLTSSMGKKDMGGISPQIPVLTVIDILYTEILAMYHEDTIKSWIKSEVILKGK from the coding sequence ATGGAAAGTTACATTGAACTAATCATTCAAGCAAACCAAAAGAAGTTTACCGATGTAGAACGTGTGATTGCACAGTATTTTCTTGATGGAAATAAAGAGCTGGGCATTCAAGAGCTTGCTAAAAAACTTAGCGTGTCGAATTCATCGATCACCCGATTTTGTAAAAAAATTGGTTTAGCTAATTATAAAGAACTGATTTACTTATATAAATATTCCAGTAAAGGGGCAAAAAATCAAAATGATTCAAGTATTAGCTATGTGAATTTGAATTATTCTTTGTTGCTTAATGATATTATCGAGAAACTTGATAAAGAAGAAGTCAAAAAAGCAGCACTAATGATCGATGCTGGACGGATCATTCATTATTGGGGAACAGGTTATAATGCTTTTTGCGGAGAAGATTTTCAGTTTAAATTCTCGCGACTTGGAAAAATTGTCAACGTGATCAAAGACGAGCATTCGATTTCGATGATGGCACACGGAGTACAACAAGGTGATCTTGTTGTTGTATCTTCGATTTCTGGTGACAATGAAGCAATTCAAGAAGCAGTAAAAACTGTCTCTGAGAAAAATGCTAAAGTGATCGTAATCACAGCCAACGAAAAAAGTCCGTATAAAGAATTTTCTAATGCCTTTTGCTTAACAAGTTCTATGGGGAAAAAGGATATGGGCGGAATATCACCTCAGATTCCTGTACTGACAGTGATTGATATTTTATATACAGAAATTTTGGCGATGTATCATGAAGATACGATCAAGTCATGGATCAAATCAGAAGTGATCTTAAAAGGAAAGTAA
- a CDS encoding murein hydrolase activator EnvC family protein: MKKKLLVTISFMLLVNAAPMSVLADDIDQKIENQTKKIEDIIKSEKDAKDYLATLETEITTIETEYQTVLSEKQKHEKEMNKLNTDIANLETKIKKRNEQLRAQARTTQTNHEQESMLTVLLSAESFSDAITKAIAVNTLVTANNDILTAQKDDKKELDTLKISLTETLKSLEIKTEELEEKEAALAEAKLEQNVKINEIAANLASETAEKDKFVKQKEEAIKRKEAQLKAIAEEKKKEAQAKAIAEKQAKEQAEEQTKAKQAASAQIPEKEKLVTAPDTGTNDAVDNTQQAPTPPASSGGWSAPVANLTITSGFGGREDPTGISGSFHDGIDFGGASGTPIMAARSGEIVSANYSGMAGNHVVIKHDNGYYSYYLHMSSLSVSAGQSVSAGQNLGGMGTTGNSTGVHLHFSISTGLWSGFVNPAPFLGL, encoded by the coding sequence TTGAAGAAAAAATTACTGGTTACAATTTCATTTATGTTATTAGTAAACGCTGCCCCAATGAGCGTATTAGCTGATGATATCGATCAAAAAATCGAAAATCAAACCAAGAAAATCGAAGATATCATAAAGAGTGAAAAAGATGCCAAAGACTATTTAGCTACTTTAGAAACTGAGATCACAACGATCGAAACAGAATATCAAACAGTCCTCTCTGAAAAACAAAAACATGAAAAAGAAATGAACAAATTGAATACAGATATTGCAAATTTAGAAACAAAAATCAAAAAAAGAAATGAACAGTTACGAGCTCAAGCTAGAACCACTCAAACTAATCATGAGCAAGAATCGATGCTGACTGTGTTATTAAGTGCTGAATCTTTTTCTGATGCCATTACAAAAGCAATAGCTGTTAATACGTTAGTCACTGCAAATAACGATATTTTGACCGCTCAAAAAGATGATAAAAAAGAACTTGATACATTAAAGATATCACTAACAGAAACATTAAAATCACTTGAGATAAAGACCGAAGAGCTTGAAGAAAAAGAAGCCGCGTTAGCTGAAGCAAAACTTGAGCAGAATGTAAAAATCAATGAGATTGCTGCAAATCTTGCAAGTGAAACGGCTGAAAAAGATAAGTTTGTTAAACAAAAAGAAGAAGCTATAAAAAGAAAAGAAGCCCAATTAAAGGCAATTGCTGAAGAAAAGAAAAAAGAAGCACAAGCTAAGGCAATTGCTGAAAAACAAGCCAAAGAACAGGCTGAAGAACAAACCAAAGCAAAACAAGCAGCTTCTGCTCAAATACCTGAAAAAGAAAAATTAGTAACTGCACCTGATACTGGCACTAACGATGCCGTTGACAACACTCAACAAGCTCCGACTCCTCCAGCCTCTTCCGGTGGTTGGTCTGCTCCCGTTGCAAATTTAACTATTACAAGTGGATTCGGCGGCCGTGAAGATCCTACTGGAATCTCAGGTAGTTTCCACGATGGCATTGATTTTGGTGGTGCCAGCGGCACACCAATCATGGCTGCTCGATCAGGTGAAATCGTCAGTGCTAATTATAGTGGTATGGCTGGAAATCATGTTGTAATCAAGCATGATAATGGCTACTATTCATACTATTTACACATGAGTAGTTTAAGTGTTTCAGCAGGACAAAGCGTGAGCGCTGGGCAAAATCTAGGCGGTATGGGAACAACTGGAAATTCTACTGGTGTACATTTACATTTTAGTATTTCAACAGGATTATGGAGTGGCTTTGTTAATCCAGCACCATTCCTTGGTTTGTAA
- a CDS encoding universal stress protein, whose product MINNYSNILVAVDGSKNAELALQYGVAIAKEKDATLYLLSVVDENAISHSSYAYSKVLSEEKEAIEKELLKNIYYATEQGLDDVIPLVEIGNPKEMISSVVPTNQSIDLIIIGATGKGMIQSNQLGTTTSYVVQYAPCNVLVVK is encoded by the coding sequence ATGATCAATAACTACTCAAACATCTTAGTTGCTGTTGATGGATCTAAAAATGCTGAGTTGGCGCTACAATATGGTGTTGCTATTGCAAAAGAAAAAGATGCTACCTTATATTTATTATCTGTTGTTGACGAAAATGCAATCAGTCATAGTTCTTATGCGTATTCGAAAGTGCTCTCTGAAGAAAAGGAAGCGATTGAAAAAGAACTGCTAAAAAATATTTATTATGCCACTGAACAAGGTTTAGACGATGTGATACCGCTTGTTGAAATTGGCAATCCAAAAGAAATGATTTCTTCTGTTGTTCCTACCAATCAATCAATTGATCTAATTATTATCGGAGCTACTGGTAAAGGGATGATTCAATCCAATCAGCTCGGTACTACGACGAGTTATGTTGTACAATATGCTCCTTGTAATGTGCTGGTTGTAAAATAA
- a CDS encoding glycoside hydrolase family 125 protein, producing MGINYSKSVIEHIKTEVAKRSSNPRWSEVFSNCFDNTLETTVRTTAKDTFVITGDIPAMWLRDSSAQIKPYLVVANEDDTIKQLICGLVDRQVKCILIDPYANAFNETENGHCYHQDITEMNGWVWERKYEVDSLCYPIELAYLLWKKTGEIKHFTSDFKRAAETIIGVFKTEQHHETSPYRFERFDERPEDTLSNNGLGEPFGYTGMTWSGFRPSDDSCTYNYLIPANMFAVVILGYLEEISKEIYGDDLLAKKANQLKKEIDQGISKWGIVEHLGRKVYAYEVDGLGNYLLMDDANVPSLLAAPYLGYCEINDTVYQNTRALILSEKNPYYYEGTELKGVGSEHTPKEYVWPIALCIQGLTTGNQSEKAALLDTLVQTEAGTNHMHEGINVNDSNQYTREWFSWANMMFCTLLLDYLKISE from the coding sequence ATGGGTATAAACTATTCAAAGTCGGTAATCGAGCATATAAAAACAGAAGTAGCAAAACGATCTAGTAATCCTAGATGGAGTGAAGTATTCTCAAATTGTTTTGATAATACCTTAGAAACAACCGTAAGAACAACTGCTAAGGATACCTTTGTCATTACTGGTGATATTCCAGCGATGTGGTTGCGAGATTCATCTGCTCAAATCAAGCCTTATTTAGTCGTAGCAAATGAAGATGATACAATCAAACAACTTATTTGCGGATTAGTTGATCGCCAAGTAAAATGCATCTTGATCGATCCTTATGCCAATGCATTTAATGAAACTGAAAATGGTCATTGCTACCATCAAGATATAACAGAAATGAACGGCTGGGTTTGGGAACGAAAATATGAAGTGGATTCTTTATGTTATCCAATTGAATTAGCTTATTTATTATGGAAAAAAACAGGAGAAATAAAACATTTCACTAGTGATTTTAAACGTGCGGCTGAAACAATTATTGGTGTTTTTAAAACAGAACAACATCATGAAACGTCACCTTATCGTTTTGAGCGTTTTGATGAAAGACCAGAAGATACGCTTTCTAACAATGGGCTAGGTGAACCATTTGGATATACCGGCATGACGTGGTCTGGTTTTCGACCGAGTGATGACAGCTGTACATATAATTATTTAATTCCAGCCAACATGTTTGCTGTCGTTATTTTAGGGTATTTAGAAGAAATTTCTAAGGAGATTTACGGAGACGATTTACTAGCAAAAAAGGCTAATCAGCTGAAAAAAGAAATTGATCAAGGTATTTCTAAATGGGGAATCGTTGAGCATTTAGGGCGAAAAGTTTATGCTTATGAGGTAGATGGACTAGGAAATTATCTCTTGATGGATGATGCGAATGTACCTAGTTTATTAGCCGCACCTTATTTAGGGTACTGCGAAATTAATGATACTGTTTACCAAAATACCCGTGCTCTGATTTTATCTGAAAAAAACCCCTATTACTATGAAGGAACTGAGCTAAAAGGTGTGGGAAGTGAGCATACGCCTAAAGAGTATGTCTGGCCGATTGCATTATGTATCCAAGGATTAACGACGGGGAATCAATCTGAAAAAGCGGCACTTTTAGATACACTAGTTCAAACTGAGGCCGGAACAAACCATATGCATGAAGGAATCAATGTGAACGATTCAAATCAGTATACTCGTGAATGGTTTTCTTGGGCGAATATGATGTTTTGCACGTTGCTTTTAGATTATCTAAAAATTAGTGAATAG
- a CDS encoding glycoside hydrolase family 1 protein, whose protein sequence is MKKFPEYFLWGAATSAPQSEGYSSLNGKSPSTWDKWYEMNPEKFQKNQGPEHTSMMYETYVEDIKRMKEIHMNSFRTSIAWTRLLPDGKTINQEAVDFYRNYFSELRSNGVKPIINLFHFDMPWWLMEKGGWETRESVDAFAFYANTCFELFGDLVERWTTFNEPMVHVECGYLYGYHYPAIIDLKKAVQVGFHTLMAHTMAVKAFKDGHYSGEIGIILNVSPCYPKSQSEEDLKAAELADLLNTKSFLDPTVLGKIPEKLIECLIENELLPKVKEQDLQLIQLNIVDFIGMNYYQPRRVQAPIKVHKPAISPADFYDHYDWPDKKINPYRGWEIYPEALYDVAMMIKNQYNNIAWYVSENGMGVAEEDRFLDENGMIQDDYRIEFMKEHLDQLYKGIEEGSNCFGYHSWTFVDCWSWLNGYKNRYGFYRLDLNNNQRSLKKSGLWFKELIDQNGLS, encoded by the coding sequence ATGAAAAAATTTCCAGAGTATTTTTTATGGGGAGCAGCAACATCTGCTCCGCAATCAGAAGGTTATAGTTCTTTAAATGGGAAATCTCCATCTACTTGGGATAAATGGTACGAAATGAATCCAGAGAAATTTCAAAAAAATCAAGGACCGGAGCATACATCAATGATGTATGAAACCTACGTTGAAGATATTAAAAGAATGAAAGAAATTCATATGAACTCCTTTAGGACTTCTATTGCATGGACTCGTTTATTGCCAGATGGTAAAACTATCAATCAAGAAGCAGTTGATTTTTATCGTAACTATTTCTCTGAATTGCGTTCAAATGGTGTAAAACCGATCATTAATCTATTTCATTTCGATATGCCATGGTGGCTGATGGAAAAAGGTGGCTGGGAAACACGAGAATCAGTGGATGCCTTTGCATTTTATGCGAATACTTGTTTTGAATTATTCGGTGATTTAGTGGAGCGGTGGACAACCTTTAACGAGCCAATGGTTCATGTGGAATGCGGTTATCTATATGGCTATCATTATCCTGCAATCATTGATTTGAAAAAAGCAGTTCAGGTTGGCTTCCATACATTGATGGCACACACAATGGCAGTTAAAGCCTTTAAAGATGGCCATTATTCAGGAGAAATTGGTATTATTTTAAATGTATCTCCATGCTATCCCAAGAGCCAATCGGAAGAAGACTTGAAGGCTGCAGAACTTGCAGATTTATTGAACACGAAAAGCTTTTTAGACCCAACCGTTTTAGGAAAGATTCCTGAAAAATTGATCGAATGTTTGATTGAAAATGAGTTGCTACCGAAAGTAAAAGAGCAAGATCTACAACTGATCCAATTAAACATAGTTGATTTTATTGGCATGAATTATTATCAACCGCGTCGTGTTCAAGCACCGATTAAAGTACACAAACCAGCGATTTCACCGGCTGATTTTTACGATCATTATGATTGGCCAGATAAAAAAATCAATCCCTATCGAGGATGGGAAATTTATCCTGAGGCATTGTATGACGTTGCCATGATGATAAAAAATCAATACAACAATATAGCTTGGTATGTGTCAGAAAATGGGATGGGGGTAGCTGAAGAAGACCGTTTTCTAGATGAAAACGGAATGATTCAAGATGATTACCGGATCGAATTTATGAAAGAACATTTGGATCAGTTGTATAAAGGAATCGAAGAAGGTAGTAATTGTTTCGGGTATCATTCTTGGACCTTCGTTGATTGTTGGTCTTGGTTGAATGGCTATAAAAATCGATATGGATTTTACCGTTTGGATTTAAATAATAATCAGCGTTCTTTGAAAAAAAGTGGACTTTGGTTTAAAGAACTGATTGATCAAAATGGATTAAGTTAA
- a CDS encoding glycoside hydrolase family 38 C-terminal domain-containing protein encodes MKKIHVVAHTHWDREWYFSDNEAFIQFSYHMDEVIYALEKNELDYYYLDGQLSIIDDYLKVYPEKETKIKELVEANKLFIGPWYTQMDEFVVAGESVVKNLQIGIDMSKRLGGHTSLGYLPDSFGQGKDMPKIYNGFGITDAVFWRGMPNEVTKSREFYWAAEDGSKVLTINIRNGYYAGVALVEGELYQKKAMLELVSEDSATEIVTLPVGGDQRAVDRDLKAIIQDVNEQFGTEYKIEESNYPHIFNLLREKTNELPTVQGEFMSGSVSKIHRSIYSSRYDLKKLNDTIENRLIFQLEPLMLMADDLGIPFKRELLDYIWKLLLKNHAHDSIGGCNTDKTNEMILARYKEADQLSYSTIDYLVRKISESIQGIKENDLILFNTLPYTRTDPYVVEVSTKHEKIRLFDEMNNEVDSQILSTEKVYAGEVRRSESDYDEAKYYYIHKVSFRKETRPLGYTIVTVKEQTGSNSSVIALNVEDKHIENELYKISFSKGKFSILVKNQGKTYENCLYMEESGDEGDTYDYSPAYHDKVYQLNFDTTDITVQTGAFLSTMTLNGQWSLPKDLHARKVGEINVQIDYTFTLSLSKDSKRIDMNVKLNNQAMDHRMRLVVKTPVKTQVSYADTLFGIVERNNQDPHIHDWKKLGWKEEPTEIYPMIHYSTIHDDTSSWSIMSKGIKEYQVIDSSLYITLFRGVGFLGRPELLRRPGDASGNQYRYIPTPDSQLLGNLEMALSLIITDDFDPAMIQKEYQIYSVTSPYYQVQTLNRFTNPIQYFQSNKVDQLNSLKEFIDLNNSKLVFSVLELSRDGQWVNIRLYNPSLTEAVTNEKITLATESTVRFVDLNGDLLESLGKLKEVSLGSFKPGEIKTVSIQR; translated from the coding sequence ATGAAGAAGATACATGTCGTCGCTCATACCCATTGGGATCGTGAGTGGTACTTTAGTGATAATGAAGCGTTTATACAATTTTCTTATCATATGGACGAGGTGATTTATGCATTAGAAAAGAATGAATTAGATTACTATTACTTGGATGGTCAATTAAGCATTATTGATGATTACTTAAAAGTTTATCCTGAAAAAGAAACAAAAATCAAAGAATTAGTTGAAGCAAACAAATTATTTATCGGTCCTTGGTATACACAAATGGATGAATTTGTAGTGGCTGGTGAATCAGTCGTCAAAAATTTACAAATCGGAATCGATATGTCGAAACGATTAGGTGGACACACTTCACTGGGCTATCTTCCTGATTCATTTGGACAAGGTAAAGATATGCCGAAAATCTATAATGGTTTTGGTATCACAGATGCAGTATTTTGGCGGGGAATGCCTAATGAAGTCACAAAAAGTCGTGAGTTTTATTGGGCAGCCGAAGATGGTTCAAAAGTATTAACGATCAATATTCGCAATGGTTATTATGCAGGAGTAGCACTTGTTGAAGGTGAACTTTATCAAAAAAAAGCGATGCTGGAACTTGTATCTGAGGATAGTGCAACTGAGATAGTAACATTACCAGTTGGCGGAGATCAGCGCGCAGTGGATCGAGATTTAAAAGCAATCATTCAAGATGTAAATGAACAATTCGGTACAGAATACAAAATCGAAGAAAGCAATTATCCCCATATTTTTAATTTATTAAGAGAGAAAACAAATGAATTACCAACCGTTCAAGGTGAGTTTATGAGTGGTAGTGTTTCAAAAATCCACCGTTCAATTTATTCGTCAAGATATGACTTAAAAAAATTAAATGACACAATCGAAAATCGCTTGATTTTCCAATTAGAACCATTGATGTTGATGGCCGATGATTTAGGGATTCCATTTAAACGAGAACTACTAGACTATATTTGGAAATTGTTATTGAAAAACCATGCTCATGATAGTATTGGTGGATGTAATACGGATAAAACAAACGAAATGATTTTAGCTAGATACAAAGAAGCTGATCAATTATCCTATTCGACGATCGACTATTTAGTAAGAAAAATTTCTGAATCAATTCAAGGAATCAAAGAAAATGACTTGATTTTATTTAACACATTACCTTACACAAGAACCGATCCGTATGTGGTAGAAGTAAGTACGAAACATGAGAAAATAAGGTTGTTTGATGAAATGAACAATGAAGTAGATAGCCAAATCTTGTCTACAGAAAAGGTGTATGCTGGTGAAGTAAGACGCTCAGAAAGCGATTATGATGAAGCAAAATATTACTATATCCACAAAGTAAGTTTTAGAAAAGAAACCAGACCGCTTGGCTATACGATCGTAACCGTGAAGGAACAAACTGGATCAAATTCTAGCGTTATAGCATTGAATGTAGAAGATAAACATATTGAAAATGAGCTGTACAAAATATCCTTTTCAAAGGGTAAGTTTTCTATTTTAGTGAAGAATCAAGGCAAAACATATGAAAACTGTTTATATATGGAAGAGTCAGGGGACGAAGGGGATACGTATGATTATTCACCTGCCTATCATGATAAAGTCTACCAGCTAAACTTTGATACGACAGATATTACTGTTCAAACAGGAGCATTTTTATCTACGATGACCTTAAATGGTCAGTGGTCATTGCCAAAAGACCTACATGCTAGAAAAGTGGGCGAAATAAATGTTCAAATCGATTATACCTTTACATTGTCATTAAGCAAAGATTCTAAGCGAATCGATATGAACGTTAAACTTAATAACCAAGCCATGGATCACCGTATGCGCCTAGTTGTAAAAACACCAGTTAAAACTCAAGTCAGTTACGCAGACACCTTATTTGGAATTGTTGAAAGAAATAACCAAGACCCTCATATTCATGATTGGAAAAAACTTGGTTGGAAAGAAGAACCAACTGAAATTTATCCGATGATTCACTATTCTACTATTCATGACGACACTTCTAGTTGGTCAATAATGAGTAAAGGAATCAAAGAATACCAAGTAATTGATAGCAGTCTGTATATTACCTTGTTTAGAGGTGTAGGATTTTTAGGCAGACCAGAGTTATTAAGAAGACCAGGAGATGCTTCTGGGAATCAATATCGTTATATTCCAACTCCAGATAGTCAATTATTAGGAAACTTAGAAATGGCATTATCTTTGATCATAACGGATGATTTTGATCCAGCTATGATTCAAAAAGAATACCAAATATACTCAGTAACAAGTCCATATTATCAAGTTCAAACGCTGAATCGATTTACTAATCCAATTCAATATTTCCAAAGTAATAAAGTTGACCAATTGAATTCTTTAAAAGAATTTATCGATTTAAACAATTCAAAATTGGTATTTAGTGTATTGGAATTAAGTCGGGATGGTCAATGGGTCAATATTCGTTTGTATAATCCATCATTAACAGAGGCAGTCACAAATGAAAAAATAACTTTAGCAACTGAATCTACTGTTCGTTTTGTTGATTTAAATGGTGATTTACTTGAATCATTAGGTAAGTTAAAGGAAGTTTCATTAGGATCGTTTAAACCAGGAGAAATCAAAACTGTTTCAATACAAAGATAA
- a CDS encoding PTS sugar transporter subunit IIC: MKINIEKIQEPLLKIANKVDNNSVLQAIKNAFISSIPFTVVGSFSNLIKMQIDAFFGETEIGQTASAIFGNVYLGTLGIVALLIVFSTAYNYAKELMKKHPEANINPLLATLLAFAAYFVMVPNNVNFADSSADIVQGYANNFFSYEGMFTALIVGLLAVFLYSILAKHKIAIKLPGNVPPNVFDSFFALIPISIVLLVCSVMKVVIEAFDFNSFMDMVSQLFVQPLTSVGTGLPAIIVVILLEQILWFLGLHGFNIVWGVVSALWLPIFLENVAKFAETKSFADISVAPNTMTNVYAMIGGSGATFGLILAILIFTPKTYSGREVAKLSFIPGLFGINEPIIFGFPIVLNPLMFIPFVFVPVFNAIVAYIVTKIGWVVPLVVLNSGNEPIFISTWILGAFHLSPVILTAVLVVLDIFIYAPFVRMNMKFDESQLLNAQD; this comes from the coding sequence ATGAAAATAAATATCGAGAAAATTCAAGAACCATTATTAAAAATCGCCAATAAAGTAGACAATAACAGTGTCTTACAAGCAATCAAAAATGCGTTTATCAGCAGTATTCCATTTACAGTGGTAGGATCATTTTCTAACTTGATCAAGATGCAAATCGATGCATTTTTTGGGGAAACAGAGATCGGTCAAACCGCCTCTGCAATTTTTGGAAATGTCTATCTAGGAACGCTTGGAATCGTTGCGTTATTGATTGTCTTTTCTACAGCTTATAATTATGCAAAAGAGTTGATGAAAAAACATCCAGAAGCCAATATCAATCCACTGTTGGCAACATTATTAGCCTTTGCTGCTTATTTTGTTATGGTCCCTAACAATGTGAATTTTGCAGATAGTTCTGCGGATATCGTTCAAGGCTATGCAAATAATTTCTTCAGTTATGAAGGGATGTTTACAGCGTTGATCGTTGGATTACTGGCAGTATTTCTTTATTCGATTTTGGCAAAACATAAAATTGCGATTAAACTTCCAGGAAATGTTCCGCCAAATGTCTTTGATTCTTTCTTTGCTTTGATTCCAATTTCGATTGTATTATTAGTTTGTTCTGTGATGAAAGTGGTAATCGAAGCGTTTGATTTTAATTCCTTTATGGATATGGTTAGCCAATTATTTGTGCAACCTTTGACTTCTGTAGGAACAGGATTACCTGCAATCATTGTTGTTATTTTATTAGAACAAATCTTATGGTTCCTAGGCTTACATGGATTTAATATCGTTTGGGGTGTCGTCTCAGCATTATGGTTGCCAATTTTCTTGGAAAACGTTGCAAAATTTGCAGAAACAAAAAGTTTTGCTGATATCTCCGTAGCACCAAATACGATGACAAACGTATATGCAATGATCGGTGGTTCTGGTGCGACGTTTGGATTGATTTTAGCTATCTTGATTTTTACACCGAAAACATACAGTGGACGCGAAGTAGCAAAACTTTCCTTTATTCCTGGATTATTCGGAATCAATGAGCCGATTATTTTTGGATTTCCAATCGTACTTAATCCATTGATGTTTATTCCATTTGTATTTGTACCAGTTTTTAATGCAATTGTCGCTTATATCGTGACAAAAATCGGCTGGGTCGTGCCACTTGTTGTGCTAAATTCAGGAAATGAACCAATCTTTATCAGTACTTGGATTTTAGGTGCATTCCATTTGAGTCCTGTGATTTTAACTGCTGTATTAGTTGTTTTAGATATATTCATTTATGCGCCATTTGTACGTATGAATATGAAATTTGATGAAAGCCAATTACTTAATGCACAAGATTAG
- a CDS encoding helix-turn-helix domain-containing protein has translation MEIDLKEAGNRIRKIRTQHNYSMALFSNLVGNSSASTVNNWEKGNNLPKKERLEKIAILGNTTADWIRYGEFIEYVKKLLTEANLQKDLSKEQLERLVHVLKKQKITYSQDLKILTAANELFPDLFETRYNLELSEKNTSLIAEDSTTYRIEKNDRYRANFLPMIEELLLESSQKEINASVLFLVFDLLKRTETSSHVLSIPQIFTILSEVLTNDIAYKNNFPSKIADYTELTKVRRTKKPLSEKTMKKKFEQAKNDLVGLLDEFYSENNEK, from the coding sequence TTGGAAATAGATTTAAAAGAAGCTGGAAACAGAATCAGAAAAATTAGAACGCAACACAACTATTCAATGGCTCTTTTTTCTAATCTGGTTGGAAATTCCAGTGCAAGTACAGTAAATAATTGGGAAAAAGGAAATAACCTGCCAAAAAAAGAGCGATTAGAAAAAATAGCGATACTAGGTAATACCACAGCTGATTGGATTCGCTACGGAGAGTTCATAGAGTATGTAAAGAAATTACTGACAGAAGCAAATTTACAAAAAGACCTTAGTAAAGAGCAGCTTGAACGATTAGTTCACGTATTAAAAAAACAAAAAATTACTTACTCTCAAGACTTGAAGATTCTAACTGCAGCAAATGAATTGTTTCCAGATTTATTTGAAACACGTTATAATCTAGAACTTTCAGAAAAAAATACATCACTGATAGCGGAAGATTCTACAACTTATAGAATTGAAAAAAACGACCGTTACAGGGCGAATTTTCTACCAATGATTGAAGAATTATTACTTGAATCCAGTCAAAAAGAAATCAATGCATCCGTTTTATTTTTAGTCTTTGATCTGTTAAAACGTACCGAGACAAGTAGTCACGTTCTATCGATTCCTCAAATTTTTACTATATTGTCAGAAGTTCTCACTAATGATATAGCTTATAAAAATAACTTCCCATCAAAAATAGCTGATTATACTGAACTAACAAAAGTACGGAGAACAAAGAAACCCTTATCTGAGAAAACTATGAAGAAAAAATTCGAACAAGCTAAAAATGATTTAGTCGGTTTACTTGATGAATTTTATTCTGAAAATAACGAAAAATAG